A window of the Thermogemmatispora onikobensis genome harbors these coding sequences:
- a CDS encoding response regulator transcription factor, translated as MKILVADDDRDMVDILSYWLKGHGYEVVRAFDGEQAIKRWRETLPDLVILDVEMPKIDGFEVCRQMRNETNSMVLILTAHDQEEDEIRGLELGADDYLRKPFSPRQLLARIKAILRRASNVRGSASSSTITVGPFSLDAMRHEVVRDGL; from the coding sequence GTGAAGATCCTGGTAGCGGATGACGACCGCGATATGGTGGACATCCTGAGCTACTGGCTCAAAGGGCATGGCTACGAGGTAGTGCGCGCCTTCGATGGCGAGCAGGCGATCAAGCGCTGGCGCGAGACACTGCCCGACCTGGTGATCCTGGATGTTGAGATGCCCAAGATCGACGGTTTCGAGGTCTGCCGCCAGATGCGCAATGAGACCAACTCGATGGTGCTGATTCTGACAGCCCATGATCAGGAGGAGGATGAGATCCGCGGGCTGGAGTTGGGGGCCGACGACTACCTGCGCAAGCCCTTTAGCCCGCGTCAGTTGCTGGCGCGGATTAAGGCGATTCTGCGCCGGGCCTCGAATGTGCGCGGCTCCGCCAGTTCGTCAACAATCACGGTGGGACCGTTCTCGCTGGATGCCATGCGCCATGAGGTGGTGCGCGATGGCTTGAA
- a CDS encoding cytidine deaminase: protein MTSAQSSTPGREALLAQARAAALQAHAPYSHFRVGAVVVADGQLYRGVNIESSSYGLTLCAERAALAAALSAGARQITHVAVACIDAPPSAPASARTPCGACRQWLADLAPQATVYIDGLEESLTVKELLPYAFVL, encoded by the coding sequence ATGACGAGTGCCCAATCCAGCACGCCAGGACGCGAGGCGTTGCTGGCGCAGGCGCGGGCGGCAGCTCTGCAGGCCCATGCGCCTTATTCCCATTTCCGGGTTGGCGCGGTTGTGGTGGCCGATGGCCAGCTCTATCGCGGGGTGAATATCGAGAGCTCCAGCTATGGGCTGACGCTCTGCGCGGAGCGCGCGGCCCTGGCTGCCGCCCTCAGCGCGGGTGCGCGCCAGATCACGCATGTGGCGGTTGCCTGTATTGATGCGCCGCCTTCCGCTCCCGCTTCGGCGCGTACTCCCTGTGGGGCCTGTCGCCAATGGTTGGCCGATCTGGCCCCACAGGCGACCGTCTATATCGATGGGCTGGAAGAAAGCTTGACGGTCAAGGAGCTGTTGCCCTACGCTTTCGTCCTGTAG